gaactcTCTGTCATCCACAAAATACCAATTTTCAATATAAAGGATAGATAGATTACCAGTAAATGGATGGGAAAAGGTACAGCACGAAAACACCAATCAAAAGAGAACTAGCTAAACTAACAGACATAATTCTCTGGTTCCCTTCCGGTGGAGGGACGCAGTCAAAGGAGCCAGGAAGGAATGAGGGCGCGTTTGTAAGGATGAATAGGCACAGGAAGAAATGCACGGCAGGGGCCGTCTACACTTACCCTGAGGAGCAAGAGCACACAGCGGCCTCGGGCTACCAGACCCAGATAATTCCAATGGGCCAAGATGCTGTCAAGGACGTGAAAGGCGTtgcctccctctgcagccctgcCAGGACCTCGTCCTCCCAGCAGATGGTTTCCGCGGTGTACATTCTGCACTAGGAGGAGGGGCTCGCCTGGCAGACAGAGGCCTGGAGAGGCACTGCGGCGCGCGATGGGAGGAGCAGAAAGGGCTGCACCGGCCAAAGCAGAGGACCAGGCgtaggctccctggaggaggcggTCACAGTGAGCGGCCCCTCAACCCCTGCAGGCACAGGGGCGCCTCGGGGAGCCGCCCTGATGATGCCTTACTGGGCCTCACGCCGCCCTGCAGGCAAGGACAAAGCGCTGCCTGCTTCTGGATCCCAACTGGCCCCTGAAGTCGCTTTATGATACCTTAAACAACCGCGCTGGAGCGGCCGCCCCCGCACCGTGACCAGCCCCAGGCCGAGGAAACGAAGGCACAAGTAGGCCCTAGGACCCACTTCCCGACGACCTCGTGAGCCAGCGGGGCGCATGCGCAGTGAGCGCCACGTGTGTGCCTTGACGCACGCAGGACGCCACGCCAGGTGCCATGCTGGGGGCGTGGTCACCGTTGAATGCTGACGGGCTGATTTGGAAGGACGTGGTGGCCCAGGTGACTGCGAGAAGCCCAGGGACCGAGGTGTCTTGGGGATTCAGTGGGCAGCAAACCTGTCCTCGCTAGCTCCCGGGTGAAGCTACGGGCCGAGGTCAGGGGAGACCAAATAAACAGGTTTGGACGCAGGGGAACGAAAAAAAACCTGGAATCAGATTGCCTGAGTACAAAACCTGACTCCTCGCTAACTGGCTTGTTTAAATAACCGTTTTCGGCCTCACTTTCGCCATCTTTAAAAGGGGGATATTAAGTCTCCTCCTCAAAGGGCCAAAgtgaaaaatgagtaaatatgcAAAGTGCTTAATACTGAGTCCAGTATTTAATGGTAAATGTCATtcatattttaccatttttgcTAAATAGCATTTGTTTAGATAGCTTTCTTTTACTCAAGTTATTCACAATAGCTCTATTTTATTGAAGAGCTCTTCAACATCTATTGATAGCCTTTAGTTTGTTGATATAATGAAATATGTTGATAAAGTTTCTATTTCTGAAGTTCTCATATTACTGAAattaatcccatttgtttatatcatAATATTATAAATGGATAGCCAGATTCAgacttaaaatagtttatttgaaatatttgcttCTATATTTGTAATTGAAATTCATCttattttctcttgtgttttatcTTTACAATACTTTATACAATGAATTAGGGGTCTTTTATCGTTTTCTGTGGACTGGAATTATTTAAATAGCATAGAAATTACATGATCTGTGAATTTAGATTAAACTCAGCAGTAAAACCATCTGAGCCTGCTACTGAATTCAGCTATggttattggtctgttcaaattttctttatcattttgggTCAAATGcgatattttatgttttgataaCAAGTTAGCCATTTCTCTGAGTTTCCAAATTTATTACCATGAGTTTGTACAAGATGCTTTACTATAAGTCTGTAAGCTTTTCTGTATTGTATCTCATTATtaacattctctctccctctccttctctctcaatTAGGTTTGCCAGGgattactctttttattttattattccttttaaagAACAAACATGTGTATTTTGTATCATGTAACATAGAACATGTAGTATTATCACACAAGAAATTAAGGAACAGTGTCTTAAACAAGACCAGAGTAACATTTCTCTCTCATGGAAAAGAGGTCCAAAGGTGTGCAGCCTGGGACTGTGTGTCAGCACCCTGGCATCATCAGGGACCCAGATCTAGTCTTGAAGGTCCGATTCCCAACACCAGATTTCCACCCGGGTGATCCTTGTCATTCATGACAACTGTTGGAGCTCTAATGATCAGATTCATGTTTCTGGCCAGCAGCaggcaggagaagggaaagatAAAAGAATCACTTCGCCAATAATTCAACCCCTTTACTAGCCTTCCCAGAAGTTCCTACTGTACTTTTGTTATATATCATCTGCCTGAACTTAGTCATAGAGCTACAGTGTGAGGCAGGGGAGCACTAGGAATGCAGCCTGAGTAGATTtccatctgaaaaaaagaaaaaaatcaaagttctgTTACTGGGAAAGAAGACAGGAATGGTGGGGCTGGAAGTATCTGCTACAATTCCGTGTATCCTGTCAAACATTTCTGCTTTCACATCTAAATTTTCATAGCTTTCATCTcaatttttcttcctgatttctgTTGGTTGATTTTGATACTCATCTTTTAAGTCCTGAAGTTAGatagtttgtgtattttttgcctttaaaaaattataataaaacatttgagaatataaatttgaaattctgTACTTTGTTGCTTCATTTGCTAGATCTTAACCTTTTACCAACGGGGTAAAAGTTCATGGAGCTGTCCTAAGACAGCTGGAACTAAGACCATTAGATTTCAGGGTTTACGCTCTTTGAATATACATTCCTTGAGCTAGGTGGTTATTTGACATAGTAAATCTCTCTTCTCAAACACATAGTCTGTCATAtcataattcatttaacaaattgcCTTTTGCCAGACCATTTAGTGGTTTCTAATTCCTCAAGATTATAAGTATTGCTGTATCTGCCATATTTAGGATATATCTTTATTCATCTGTGTAATTAAATCTGTAGGAttaattcctagaagtggaaatgCTGTGTCAAAGCTCTAAAAATACCTATAACAAAACAACTTACTAGTTTGATTGTCTATTGCCCTCCAAAAagttttccagaaaatataaaatgttttttcttatacACTTTTGGTGAGAGCATAACGTGCTAAAGCTGATTTAGACAGCAGTCTGGTAGTATCAGCCAGAAGTTAAATAGTCACAGCCACTGATGGAGCAAGTCTCCTTCTAGGAGTCTACCTTACTGCATTGCTTTTATATGTACACAAATACACACTGTTCATGATGACTTCAAAATATAACCTAAAGACATTcaaattcagtgggaaaaaacaCCTTGAAGACACTACATGTGCTAAAATaccattttgtaaaataaaactacatgTGCAAATGTAAATGTATATTAGTACTcaaatacaaagtaaaagaatgaaaagaatacatatcCGACAGTGGCCAGTGGGTACATCTCAGGAGGTGAGTGAGATCAGGGCCAGGAAAGGGAGATTGTGGTAAAGAGAAAGGACCACATTTAAGTCAATATACTTCTGTATCATAGGTGTCTTCCAGTAaggatatattttcatttgactAATAGAGGAAATAAGGGGCTTTAAGATGGAGGAATAGAAGGATgcagagctcaccctctcccgcaaatacaccaaaaatacatctacatgcaGAACAATTTTCACAGAAGATCTATTGACtattaaaagaaacaagatacttattaattaaaattaaattagaacattGATACATACTTTAAAGTTATCTATACTATCATTtcattatttagttatttatattgCTTGGTTATTAAGTAAGTTATTAATTACTTTTATGAttgctttatttgtattttagtgTCTCAATGACATCATCAAGGAGCTaggttctttctctcttgctgctctgCTAGAATACAGACTGGCTGCCACCATCCCAGGTGTCAGCCAGCTAAATACAGTGAAAGAAGAAGGGCTTTTGTCACAATTTCTCTtctaaaaaaaccaaagaagTCTTAGTTAGCAATCCACCCAGCAGTCCTATCCCAGAAACACATACACGTCTCACCTCCTGGGCCGTAATTTTTCCCATGTCTGCTCCTAAACCAGTGCCTAGCAAGGGAAATTAATAGGATGATAGGCTTAATGAAGAACCTTACCACAACAAGGAAGGTGGGGACCTGAGAAAACCTGggatctttaaaaatcaaaatggggGTAATGGCTATCACATAAGCAAACAACAAGTTCTGGTAATGCGGTGAAAGGGATTCCTCTTCCCCCATGATAAGTACTTTCACCCTTTTGACTTTTTAACACTTTTCTAAAGTTTGGACCTCAGAGTACATTTTAAAGTACACTTCCCCTGGAAAGACCAGTTGTCTTGCTCCAGCCAGTATGAGTTGTTTTTTGGGGTAGTTTACACTGAATGCCCGTGTGTCTAATTAAGGGTCTGAGAAGATTCCTTCTGCTCTGCATGGATCCACAGATTATGAAGTTTTATAGGGAATTTAATGGTTATGACATTTAACCTTAAAGAGGACATACTTTattaagtcataaaataaatacacagtttTAGGAATTTACCTACGGCTTGGAGCCATGGCCCTTTGCTCCCTAAAAAGGAAACATCTAAATACAGGAATTGCCTAGCATTGGGGCTGGGTGCAGAGAATGAGTTTAGACCAAGAGAACTAACCCCATGGCCAAGGTTGGCCAAGTATTCCTTCCCCCAGCATGGGTTCCACTCCCTGGAATCAGAGAAAGGCTTGATTCAGATAGAACTTTGCATTGAGTGAGATTATTCTACTTTCTCCACCAACTCAAGCCATGTAAGCCACACAAGTGGGTAGGATTTCAGCTAAAAATGTTAATGACCAGTGTAGGCAAGTGTGAGAGTACAGAACCCCTGGGAGATTCAGACACAAAGGGAGTTTGTACCAACTCACAGGTTATTCTTTAACCGAGGACATAACTGGATACATAGAAGAAAGATGGAGGACAGGGTGGTACAGAAGGCATAAAACCCTACCCAGATTCTCCTTCCCTGTGGAACAAAATCATTAAGCTGTTGAGGAAAGGGTGGCAAGAACTGTCAAACTTAGAACACAGACAGAGACCCACTGCAgccagggaaaggaaaaaggggaaaactCAATACTGTTAGGAGAGTCTCAGGAAACCATCTGGGCTCAGCTAATTAGAAACTCTATTTCTGTAGGAGTGGCAGGATCACTGGGTAAGCTCCAGTGAAGCCCAGAAATACAACAGAAGCCTAAGATTTaggtttaagaaagaaaaccagagaatACCCTATAGAACCCCCAACCGGGACAGTGAGTAAAAATTACCAAAGACAGCTGTCTACCACACGGGAAGGAGGAGGGCAAGAGCATGCAGAAAAATGATCTCTGAAGTTCTGGCTCAGAGGGAAAGCCTAAAGCTGAGGATGGCACAGGAAGATGGAGAAAACCTCTGGTAACCTGTCCCCATCTCAAGCACAAGGTAAAGCTGGAAGAATTCAAAGCTGGTGGTCCAGTGCAGGTCCCCGAAGCCACAAAAAACTGCACACCTAGCTCAACCACTGTTAagactgtctctttctctttcatgttCAGCAGTTTGAATATAATGTACCTGGGTGTGGTATCCTCTAGTTATTTGGCTTGCTATTAATTGAGGTTCTTGATCAATGGAGTAATATCCATCACCAGATTTGGAAAagtttttgctcttatttcttcaaatataatttCTGTACAACTGTTCTCCCCTCTTTCTGATTTTCCAGTGACACACACATTAAACTTGTTGACAATATCCCGTATTtcctttttgctcatttttttttttttttggtgtttgtttcATTGCTCTTCATGCTTCTTGTAAACTGACCTTTGCTTTGATATTTCTTCAAATCTACTAATCCTGTTGTCTGTTGTGTTCATTCTGCAGCTAAACCCACCCACTAAGCTCCTTATTTCAAATGttgcattttgttatttttaggaCACTCATTTGCTTCTCTGTAATCTACACAATTCTCCATTGAAATACTCAATTTTGCATTCActgtatcttttcttctcttttatttcacatattatCCAGTTTTTTGAAGTCCTTGCCTACCAACTCTGAATCATCTCTAGGTCTGTTTGTATTGACTATTATGTCTATTATTGGCACTTTTCTTGCTTCTTGTCATATATGGTAACTTCTTTATTGATTGCTGGACATTGTGAATGAGACTCTGTATTACATTATCTTCCCCTAAAGAGTATTGACTTCTGTCCTGGTGGCAGTTAAAATATCAGCAGATCACTTTTAGGATTTGTTAGGTCTCCTGCAGCTTTGTCCAAACACATGTCTTTACCTATATGGCACTGACTTTATGGGACATCAACTAAATGTCCtgcttattcatgtatttttaaaatagcaatttttttccctaaggaaatgataatattttttctttacttctggcCTCTATAAACAGTTAAATTTTCTGCTTATTATTTATGTGAACTTGAAGCATATATAATTAGTGGTGGGGGAACAACACTGTTTAACTTGACTCCTGGTAAGTAAACCAGTAATGCTTTCTCTATAGTTTTATGCAGACCAAAGCCCAaatccatattttcttttccaaccacaccaccataaaaaagaagatacattctttaaaaaatctcaaaattgaagagaaataaaaaattattacaaacaaaaacacacactgaCTTGTCATGTTAATTCCCCATGTGTCTGTATTCACAATGAGACAAACTAAGTTGAACATTAATAAGGATGACCATAAAGTTCTGCGGTTGAATTAAAAGTAACAATTgcatctatacttcaatttcttttaagtaaataaaagagtAACAGTTGcacaagaataaatttaaaaaaacacttgaCTAATAAGCATCTAATGTATGAATAAAATTCAATCTGGAACCTAGAGTTAAGGCTTTAAGTTGAAAACTAAACATATATTGGTTGGGAGGGTTTAGGTACCTGAAGATACAGGTGTCTGAAGATCCTCTAAGATCCAAGCACTTCTTGTCTCCATGACTGACAATGTGGCACTGACCCTCCTTGCAGGACAGGTCCTGGAATGTCCCTGTTATTTCCCCCAAGACTGACTCCAgtggaaaaaaacatgaaaatacaaaatgggaCCCTTGGTAAGGTGGCAACATGTAAATAGGAAGAGTTGTCAACTAGAAGCATGGGACTTAAGAGCTCCAGGTTCTCCAGAAATAGCTTGAGAAAAATAGAATACCTTGATTCCctcttttctgctttattctgtTATTTCTAAAAAGTGCACATCTAAAACTTGCTATCAATTTTGTTTCCCAGAAGAATCAGAGCTCCTCGAGCAAACACAATAAATGATGTTTAAAAGGTAGAACAAGTAAAAGGAAAGTACTCGTGGTCTGTCTAAAACTACAATTCATTTTACCTTATGGGTCTTACAAGTGTGGGTGATTATTCTTATTGAAGTTCAAGTTAGTCAGCAGTTAGTTAACTTGGAAAACAACATGAAGGAGAATGATACCAATTTTTAACAAATTAGCAACTGTCTATTTCAGTTAGTAAGCACATATTTCATATCTTAATCATCTTAGATATCACTTGATAAGTGGGGTATATGAGACTTGCTCCTAATATATGCTAAATCCATCAGAAGCTTTTACCAAATGGTTTTTTGTATAAGAATCTGATTTGGCCCTTGTCATGTGGAAGTTCTAATGTATGGCAGGAAACCCACTTCGAATTGCAAATGAATGTTGATCATATACACAGTTGAGTAAAGAAGTTAAGCATTTAATTGAATgcatagaaaaaggaaatatttgttttctggttgtgCCACTCTGAGTTAACATTAATTGACTGCCAACCACATTCCAGACAGCAGACTGTGAGTGTGATGAAAACAAGGACCAGGAAACACTGTGTAGTATCCAGCCTGTGAAATGTTGTTAATTAATATTGAATCAATAGCAACTTGCTGTGTTTTCcctatgcattatctcattccaTCTCCAAAATTTCACTgtaaggtatttttttaatgctcattttgttgatgatgaGATTGAGACCTGAAGCAGTTAATGGACTTCTTTGACCCAGATCCCAAAACAGTGGGTGATAAGGTAGTGGTCTGCCTACCTGTGGTGAGCTCAATTCTTCTTCTTGGCTGAGCAGGATGCCATCATGTGGCCTGGGGAGTGACAAAGGAGCTAGAATTGCAATTGGTAAACAAGGTGGATGTATCCACATACCCCCAGAGTTTGTGAAACACACTGGCTTCCAGGAGCAGtgggaaaaatggaaagacaggAGTAACCATGGCAGCTGTGTGCAGGGGATGCCACCCAGGGAGAATGTGGAGGCAGAAACAGGGTTCATGGAAGAGACCTGGGTGGGGAGATGGAGAGTGTGATAtggtgatttataataaatatatacttggTCTTCAGCCTTGGAATTGCCTGTGATAGAGGCATAAAGttatcttttattatgttaaggagGTGACTTTAGTAAAGCCCTTGGGTAACCTAGGGATGGGAGCtagttgccaggggaaccaaccaaccaaccacctTGATTAGAGGGTTAGAATTTTCAGTATCCTCACCTGCTACCCACCATCTgccagaaggggagagggaatggAAGCTGAATCAATCACCACTGGCCAATGTTTTTATCAGTCGTGCGTGTATATAATGAAGCCTCcgtaaaaacccaaaaggacagggtttggagagcttccaggttggtgaacacatggtgATTCTGGGAGAACAGTGTGCCTGGAGAGGGCCTGGAGGCTCCATGCATTTTCCCCAAGTcctgccctatgcatctcttcaaTCTGCTTGTTCCTAAGTTACTCTGTTGTAATAAACAGGTGATCTAGTAAGAAAATGCCTCTCTTGAATTCTCTGAGTCACTCtaacaaattaattgaacccaaagAGGGGCtcttgggaacctctgatttCCAGCCAGTTGGACAGAAGCACAGGTAACCACATGGGCTTGCAGATGGCATCTaagtgggcaggaaggagggggagggagagagagggcagtcTCGGAGGACTGAACACTTGATCTGTGGAGTCCGATGCCCTCTTCAAGTAGCTAGTGTCAGAATGGAGTTGAGTTATAGGACCTGCAGCTGGTGTCCCAAGAATTGCTTGCTGGTGTGGGGACCGCCTCCACACTGGAATCTGTTCAGAGAGAGAGTTAAATCCGTTCAGAGAGAGAGCTAAATCAAGCTGTCTGGGCCAGGGACTTCCCTGATGCAGAAAGAGGGCATCTTGAGAACTTGCCTGAAGCTGcgtgaaagaaaataatcaagccAAAATTGTGAGTGGAAAATGCAGTTCTTTGAGAGAAATATGTGGTTACTTAAATTTCTTGGCTGCTCACTCATGGGCCAAACCCCACATCTGGCCCCAGTCATCCTTCCTTTGCTCCCAAAACAATGAAATGTGGTGCCTTGAGTATGACTCTGTATTCTTCAGTCTCCCCGTTATTGCTTCTCACCCCCTGTATTGCCTGTCTAGCCCCTTAACCACCCCTAGACTCACAGCGATGTACCAGGGCCTGCTCTACCAAgatggaggccccaaacctcaggGCCAACatggaataattttttattgGCTTGTTGGTGGATTCCTTTGGGTTCATCCTTGTTTTTTAGCGATTTCTTTCAACCTGGCTTATAATTATGCCACTATAGTACCTGCTAGAATCAATCAGCCTTCCCAACCCAAACACGTTCATCCTTATCCAAATGTAATTTATCTGAAATGCCATGCTGGTGTGAGCATTCTGCAGCACTGCataggcttttattttcttcttaaataatgaAACACCTTAATGGAAAATATTCcctctaaataaattttaatgagcatttatttGCCCAAATTGTCCTTTCTCTGAAAGGCAGAAATTTAATATGAACTTGAATTCTCAGGGGCATTTTGTGATAATTTTGTGATAATGGGATTGGGGAACAAATCACACAAAGAGGACTTATTTTGCTATATCTCCCTAAACTACAAGGGCTGCAGGAACAACTTCCTCTCAAATGCAAAGTGAGTATCAACATCGTAACTTGCATCTGTACAGGGAAATATGACATCAGAAACCAAGTCAAGGTGTAAGAAATTCCTGGAGACTGAAGCAAACAAGGACAAAGCCTAGTTGCTGGAGAAGGCGTTTATCCCAGACTTTGCCACTACAATGAAAACACACGTGTCTGCTacatttttgtttggttggttctATGCATTGAATTGTTTTccgaaggaaagaaagcagatggGAAATACTACCCTGTATCCTGGGCAGGTTAGGAATTTGGGCTTCCTTATGCCAAGTAAGAATTAGGGCAGGGCTAGACACAGAATCTGGAGAAGTATCTTTCAGAAAAGAGCTCCAACCTCAGCAAGATTTATGAGTCTACGGAGTAGGGAGCCAAAGCTGAGACTCCAGATTGCACTCCAGAATTAATTAGTCTTCTAGACTTTCTCTCCATCTGAAATATTGCCAAAGGGAGCCATTGCCATTTCTGAGTCATTTTTTAGACTAGAAATGACACAGAGAGGGATCATtagttcagtgaaaaaaaaaaaaaaaagaagtatcacATACCCAGTAGagcttcaaaatattaaaaaacaacaataaaagagagtttccattttctctttttttatattactgaagtataattgacctaaaacattatatcagtttcaggtgtacaacataataactcaatatttgtatacactgcaaaatgatcaccacaataaatctagttaacatcaaGAATTTCTATTTTCAGGAAGCTTTGTTCTGGGATGGGGAGCTCACAGCTAAGTCAAAAACATCTCAGTGAGCATCagtcagtcctttttttttttttttaaacaagagaagTGTCAGTTCAATGAGCACCTCGAGGGAACAAAGGGACACTAAAATCCCAGTCTTCCTGTTCACAAGAGCCTCTGGGtatggagggagggcagggactcCAAAGACTGAAGACGGCATCACCCATCAGTCTCCACAGGGTCCATGAATGCTGCCAAAACTCTGCTTCCTGACcagtaaaatgggaaaagaacaccCATCTTGTAAGGCAGCTGTGAGATGCTCAGAGAGTAAACATTCAAGGAATGTTCTCCAAATCTCCTCTCCGGTGAGCAATCTCCTGTGGCCTCTGCCCACCGCCCATCACAGGACCCCTACCTCACCGCCACTGTCCTGGCAGTTTTGTCCAGGACCAGCTATGTCCACAGAGACAATCAAGTGATTCGAATATAGCATCTCAAAGACAATATGGGAAGTGGAACTATTTCATCCATGGAAAGAGAAGGTGGGCAAAATACTATTAAATGTGATGAAGATTATTTTGGTCTTgcagtcacctataatgaaaaagaatatatgtatgtatatgaatgaatgaagcattatgctgtacactggaaattgacacaacattgtaaactgactatacctccattaaaaaaattggtttaaTTATTTTGTAATCAGTAATGGTAATATGCCTCCCTCCTAAGTTAGCTATCCTAATCATTAATCCTactaaaaaaaacataaaaatagcacttataaaacatttaaaagttacaaagcacttttctctttactttttttgagTTTCAGAACAATGTGGGTTTGATCAGCAGGACAGAAATTTTAccaccaatttttaaaacaaggaaactgaggctctgaggatCTATATGGCTTGACCCAGTCACATAGAAAGTTGATGGGAAAACAGGGCTCAGGTAAACCTGTGTGCTTCCAAACCGTATCTCCTCTTACAGTTTGAATAAATGTCTCTAAAAGAGGTCCAGCCTTGACTTTTATTCCACATCAATACGGCTACTCAACAGCTCAACTTGAACATCATA
This region of Camelus ferus isolate YT-003-E chromosome 9, BCGSAC_Cfer_1.0, whole genome shotgun sequence genomic DNA includes:
- the LOC116665817 gene encoding uncharacterized protein LOC116665817 isoform X7, translating into MDLILKGSHLPCHEADEEGLKAKNKVCQEPAFVLEGSQCSVEFQQWLLGDKTEKPSPDEEHEARPHDGILLSQEEELSSPQSVLGEITGTFQDLSCKEGQCHIVSHGDKKCLDLRGSSDTCIFRWKSTQAAFLVLPCLTL
- the LOC116665817 gene encoding uncharacterized protein LOC116665817 isoform X9, giving the protein MDWPWGSHLPCHEADEEGLKAKNKVCQEPAFVLEGSQCSVEFQQWLLGDKTEKPSPDEEHEARPHDGILLSQEEELSSPQSVLGEITGTFQDLSCKEGQCHIVSHGDKKCLDLRGSSDTCIFRWKSTQAAFLVLPCLTL
- the LOC116665817 gene encoding uncharacterized protein LOC116665817 isoform X6; the protein is MDLILKCVISCCGRRRSWGSHLPCHEADEEGLKAKNKVCQEPAFVLEGSQCSVEFQQWLLGDKTEKPSPDEEHEARPHDGILLSQEEELSSPQSVLGEITGTFQDLSCKEGQCHIVSHGDKKCLDLRGSSDTCIFRWKSTQAAFLVLPCLTL